The following proteins are encoded in a genomic region of Garra rufa chromosome 22, GarRuf1.0, whole genome shotgun sequence:
- the wnt3 gene encoding proto-oncogene Wnt-3, translating to MDLYLVGYLMCMWLSSSRVLGGYPIWWSLALGQQYSSLGSQPILCGSIPGLVPKQLRFCRNYIEIMPSVAEGVKLGIQECQHQFRGRRWNCTTIKDNLAIFGPVLDKATRESAFVHAIASAGVAFAVTRSCAEGTSTMCGCDSHHKGPPGEGWKWGGCSEDAEFGVLVSREFADARENRPDARSAMNRHNNEAGRMTILENMHLRCKCHGLSGSCEVKTCWWAQPDFRLLGDYLKDKYDSASEMMVEKHRESRGWVETLRAKYAFFKHPTERDLVYYEGSPNFCEPNPETGSFGTRDRVCNVSSHGIEGCDLLCCGRGHNTRTEKRKEKCHCIFHWCCYVSCQECVRVYDVHTCK from the exons GTCCCTGGCCCTTGGGCAGCAGTACTCATCCCTAGGCTCCCAGCCCATCTTGTGTGGCTCCATACCTGGTCTGGTGCCAAAACAACTGCGCTTCTGCCGCAATTACATCGAGATCATGCCCAGCGTAGCAGAGGGAGTCAAATTGGGAATCCAGGAGTGCCAGCACCAGTTCCGAGGCCGCAGGTGGAACTGCACCACTATCAAGGACAATCTTGCAATATTTGGACCTGTACTTGATAAAG CTACAAGAGAGTCTGCATTTGTTCATGCAATTGCCTCAGCTGGAGTGGCGTTTGCAGTGACCCGTTCATGTGCTGAGGGGACCTCCACAATGTGCGGCTGTGACTCCCATCATAAAGGACCGCCGGGAGAGGGATGGAAGTGGGGTGGCTGCAGTGAAGATGCAGAGTTTGGGGTTTTGGTGTCTCGAGAGTTTGCAGACGCTCGCGAGAACCGACCAGATGCACGGAGTGCCATGAACAGACACAATAATGAGGCAGGACGGATG ACCATCCTGGAAAACATGCACCTGCGTTGTAAGTGCCATGGACTGTCAGGCAGCTGCGAAGTTAAGACCTGTTGGTGGGCTCAGCCTGACTTCAGACTGTTGGGGGACTACCTGAAAGACAAGTACGACAGTGCTTCCGAGATGATGGTGGAAAAACACCGGGAATCCAGAGGCTGGGTGGAAACACTACGAGCCAAATACGCCTTCTTCAAGCACCCCACAGAACGAGACCTGGTGTACTACGAGGGATCACCCAACTTCTGTGAGCCGAACCCGGAGACGGGCTCGTTTGGCACCCGCGACCGCGTCTGCAACGTGTCGTCGCACGGCATCGAGGGCTGCGATTTGTTATGCTGTGGCCGTGGCCATAACACACGGACAGAAAAGCGCAAAGAGAAATGCCACTGCATCTTCCACTGGTGCTGCTATGTCAGCTGCCAAGAGTGTGTGAGGGTCTACGACGTGCACACGTGTAAATAA